From Cannabis sativa cultivar Pink pepper isolate KNU-18-1 chromosome 8, ASM2916894v1, whole genome shotgun sequence, a single genomic window includes:
- the LOC133030477 gene encoding adenine nucleotide transporter BT1, chloroplastic/mitochondrial-like has translation MANYHSNFQDGFHHPGGLFASVGQGLGVSSNPRADGGGGGGGMKLSYTDFYMKFMEGIRRFGGQEEDGLTKKKKKNKLKIKVSNPSLQRLISGAIAGAVSRTAVAPLETIRTHLMVGTSGHSTTEVFNDIMKTDWWKGLFRGEQAKHPIPPSLIAGACAGVSSTLCTYPLELLKTRLTIQRGVYDGLFDAFLKILREEGPAELYRGLAPSLIGVIPYAATNYFAYDSLRKAYRNFLKQDNKIGNIETLLIGSAAGAISSNANFPS, from the exons atgGCTAATTATCAC AGTAATTTCCAAGATGGCTTTCATCACCCCGGTGGCTTATTCGCTAGTGTTGGTCAAGGTCTTGGTGTTTCGTCGAACCCCCGTGCTGACGGTGGGGGCGGCGGCGGTGGCATGAAGCTTTCGTACACCGACTTTTACATGAAATTCATGGAGGGTATTAGAAGATTCGGGGGTCAAGAGGAGGATGGActgacgaagaagaagaagaagaataagttGAAGATTAAGGTTTCTAATCCTTCTCTACAAAGGTTAATAAGCGGTGCCATAGCCGGGGCGGTTTCTCGAACGGCCGTTGCGCCATTAGAGACTATAAGGACTCATTTGATGGTTGGGACTAGTGGGCATTCCACAACTGAAGTCTTCAATGATATTATGAAGACTGATTGGTGGAAGGGATTATTTAGAG GCGAACAAGCCAAACACCCAATCCCTCCCTCATTAATTGCTGGGGCATGTGCTGGAGTTAGCTCAACATTGTGCACATACCCTTTAGAGTTGCTCAAGACTCGTCTAACAATACAGAGAGGTGTCTATGACGGTCTTTTCGATGCgttcttgaaaattttaagagaaGAGGGACCTGCAGAACTCTATAGAGGTCTTGCCCCTAGTCTTATTGGAGTAATCCCATATGCAGCCACTAATTACTTTGCATATGATTCTTTACGCAAAGCATATAGAAATTTTCTCAAGCAAGATAATAAGATTGGCAACATTGAAACTCTTCTCATTGGATCAGCAGCTGGTGCTATTTCAAGTAATGCAAACTTTCCCTCTTGA